One Benincasa hispida cultivar B227 chromosome 5, ASM972705v1, whole genome shotgun sequence genomic window carries:
- the LOC120077431 gene encoding uncharacterized protein LOC120077431 codes for MKVENQTECLTIDHLVTFNVASKGHHVACIGMARQFKIPPHDRFPYQITNLSSHIGMTNKIVKEKLTLTQLVLFKKTVFGRFVDVDIIFNSPLVHYIILRESPNPVVVRRAEGTKSLYNRYLGKDFAGDIHIGTLETMYKEMEFDNDRDAVKMTLIYYTELAMMGREKMKTNVDKILLIDVEDLDYFNSMDW; via the exons ATGAAGGTGGAAAATCAAACTGAATGCTTGACAATCGACCATCTAGTCACTTTTAATGTAGCAAGTAAGGGACACCATGTAGCATGTATTGG TATGGCTAGACAATTCAAGATTCCTCCCCATGATCGTTTCCCATACCAAATAACCAACCTATCCTCTCACATTGGGATGACTAACAAGATTGTGAAAGAGAAGCTTACTCTCACTCAGCTTGTCCTTTTCAAGAAGACTGTATTTGGCCGATTTGTGGACGTGGACATTATCTTCAATAGTCCATTGGTCCACTACATTATATTGAGGGAG TCACCCAATCCAGTAGTTGTGAGGAGGGCTGAAGGAACTAAATCTCTATATAATAGGTACTTGGGGAAGGATTTCGCAGGGGACATCCATATTGGTACCTTAGAGACAATGTATAAAGAGATGGAATTTGATAATGATAGGGATGCTGTAAAGATGACATTGATCTACTACACTGAATTGGCTATGATGGGAAGGGAAAAGATGAAGACCAATGTCGACAAGATCTTATTAATTGACGTGGAGGATTTAGATTACTTCAACTCCATGGATTGGTGA